The following are encoded together in the uncultured Sphaerochaeta sp. genome:
- a CDS encoding sugar ABC transporter permease translates to MKTRTLRREQRDGLFAFILDIPALLLTIAFILVPIVDSVIKSFQTYGVRNIISGKPGVWNDFANYLYLTKTDAFSMATFHTFSFVLGVVLVQFVLSITLALILNTNLKGARFLRSIMMTPWVVPTVISALIWMWLFQPQYGLVKYLVSVFSFSTVTDFAILNNPDTALTGVGIAALWKQIPLMSLLLLAGLQNVPQDINEAAMIDGAGKVRRFFSVTLPYLSPVIKVSISMSIIENFKQFPLFWTMTGGGPNNATTTLAVLSYREAFVSMNLGAGSAITTLWMLMMVLVVFFYNRIFRIQDMG, encoded by the coding sequence AGAACATTGAGACGTGAACAGCGGGATGGTCTATTTGCTTTCATCCTAGATATCCCGGCATTACTGTTGACCATTGCCTTTATCTTGGTCCCGATTGTGGATTCAGTCATTAAAAGCTTTCAGACATATGGGGTTCGCAACATCATCAGCGGAAAGCCCGGTGTCTGGAACGATTTTGCCAACTATCTGTACCTGACCAAGACTGATGCATTTTCGATGGCTACATTTCATACCTTCAGTTTTGTCCTTGGTGTAGTACTTGTACAGTTTGTGTTGTCTATAACGCTTGCACTTATCCTGAATACAAACCTTAAGGGCGCTCGATTCCTTAGGAGTATTATGATGACTCCTTGGGTTGTTCCTACGGTTATTTCTGCCTTGATCTGGATGTGGTTGTTCCAGCCTCAGTATGGTCTGGTGAAGTATCTAGTGAGCGTATTCAGTTTTTCCACAGTCACGGATTTCGCAATACTTAATAACCCCGATACTGCATTGACAGGCGTTGGTATTGCTGCTCTCTGGAAGCAAATTCCTTTGATGTCCCTGCTTCTGTTGGCCGGATTACAAAATGTCCCGCAGGATATCAATGAAGCAGCCATGATTGATGGGGCGGGCAAAGTGAGAAGGTTCTTCTCTGTCACATTACCTTATCTCAGCCCAGTGATAAAAGTCTCCATCTCCATGTCCATCATTGAGAATTTTAAGCAGTTCCCCCTGTTCTGGACGATGACCGGAGGAGGACCGAACAATGCAACAACGACCCTTGCCGTCCTCAGTTATCGGGAAGCTTTTGTTTCCATGAACCTTGGGGCTGGTTCAGCAATAACTACGCTCTGGATGCTGATGATGGTGTTGGTGGTCTTCTTCTACAAC